In the genome of Pelobacter seleniigenes DSM 18267, one region contains:
- the topA gene encoding type I DNA topoisomerase, with amino-acid sequence MAQSLVIVESPAKAKTIEKFLGKGYKVLASYGHVRALPSKQGSVDVDDNFKPKYQVLPDSTKQIALLKKEVAKSSELILATDLDREGEAIAWHLLEALGIDENSSKPEVKRVTFHEITQTAISEAMAHPRKIARDLVDAQQARSILDYLVGFNLSPFLWKKIRYGLSAGRVQSVALRLICEREDEIEAFKPREYWTIEALLSNTAQNSFSAKLHSCDGNKLGKFDIADEAKAAAIMAELESASFAVTSLEKKERKRNPAPPFTTSTLQQEASRKLGFSARKTMSVAQKLYEGIQVEDGTHGLITYMRTDSVALSDLATSEAHDVICQLYDASYALKKPRVFRNKSKNAQEAHEAIRPTSIARTPAQVKAFLSSDQLRLYELIWKRTVASQMAQAIFDATSVDIAAGERYGFRATGQVIRFPGFMALYIEGTDDSDDENKEGLLPALEEGEQLNKQQLTPEQHFTQPPPRFTEASLVKTLEEYGIGRPSTYASIMNTLVTRKYVRLEKRTFFPEDTGRVVTKLLTDHFSQYVDYDFTAELEEELDAISRGEQAWTPAIKGFWDPFIALLRRKDQEVSKADVTTEKTDKVCPDCGKELVIKLGRSGRFLACSGFPDCRHTEPLNGETKEVEEPVFSEEKCDKCGAQMLIKTGRYGKFLACSAYPSCKNIQPLEKPKSLGITCPSCNEGEMMEKKSRYGKIFYSCNRYPQCKYALWNPPKAEACPKCGWPVTEIKTTKRWGTVQRCPQESCDWEKELIPPEKKAPAKKTAKKPAAKKTAAKKV; translated from the coding sequence ATGGCACAATCACTGGTTATCGTCGAATCGCCGGCAAAAGCAAAGACAATCGAGAAATTTCTTGGCAAGGGGTACAAGGTCCTGGCCTCATACGGTCACGTTCGGGCTCTGCCAAGTAAACAGGGGTCGGTTGATGTCGATGATAATTTCAAACCCAAATACCAGGTTCTGCCGGACAGCACCAAGCAGATCGCCCTGCTGAAAAAAGAGGTTGCGAAAAGCAGTGAACTGATTCTCGCAACTGACCTTGACCGCGAAGGGGAAGCTATCGCCTGGCACCTGTTGGAAGCTCTCGGCATCGATGAGAATTCCAGCAAACCGGAAGTCAAGCGAGTCACCTTTCATGAAATCACCCAGACCGCGATCAGCGAAGCGATGGCCCACCCGCGCAAGATCGCCCGCGATCTGGTCGATGCCCAACAGGCCCGCTCCATCCTTGACTATCTGGTCGGGTTCAACCTGTCGCCCTTCCTCTGGAAGAAGATCCGCTACGGACTGTCCGCCGGCCGCGTGCAATCGGTGGCGTTGCGGCTGATCTGCGAACGCGAAGATGAAATCGAGGCGTTTAAGCCGCGCGAATACTGGACCATTGAAGCCCTGCTCAGCAACACCGCGCAGAACAGTTTCAGCGCCAAGCTGCACAGCTGCGACGGCAACAAGCTCGGCAAGTTCGATATCGCCGACGAGGCCAAAGCCGCTGCCATCATGGCCGAGCTGGAAAGCGCCAGTTTTGCTGTCACCTCCCTGGAAAAAAAGGAGCGTAAACGCAACCCGGCGCCGCCCTTTACCACCAGTACCCTGCAACAGGAAGCCAGCCGCAAGCTCGGCTTTTCTGCCCGCAAAACCATGAGCGTGGCGCAAAAACTCTACGAGGGGATCCAGGTTGAGGACGGTACCCATGGTCTGATCACCTACATGCGAACCGACTCCGTCGCCCTCTCCGACCTGGCCACCAGCGAAGCCCACGACGTGATTTGCCAGCTGTACGATGCGTCCTACGCGCTCAAAAAGCCCCGGGTGTTCCGCAACAAAAGCAAAAACGCCCAGGAAGCCCACGAAGCGATCCGCCCGACCTCCATTGCCCGGACCCCGGCCCAGGTCAAAGCCTTTTTAAGTTCCGATCAACTACGTTTGTACGAGTTGATCTGGAAACGGACCGTCGCCTCGCAAATGGCCCAGGCCATCTTTGACGCCACCAGCGTCGATATTGCGGCGGGCGAGCGCTACGGTTTCCGGGCCACCGGTCAGGTCATCCGCTTCCCGGGCTTTATGGCCCTGTATATCGAAGGGACCGATGACAGTGACGATGAAAACAAGGAAGGGTTGTTGCCGGCGCTGGAGGAAGGTGAGCAGCTGAACAAACAGCAGCTGACCCCGGAGCAGCATTTCACCCAGCCGCCGCCCCGTTTCACCGAGGCCAGCCTGGTCAAGACCCTTGAGGAATACGGCATCGGCCGGCCTTCGACCTATGCCAGCATCATGAACACCCTGGTCACCCGTAAATATGTGCGTCTGGAAAAAAGAACCTTCTTCCCGGAAGACACCGGCCGGGTGGTCACCAAACTGCTGACCGACCATTTCAGCCAGTATGTCGACTATGACTTCACCGCCGAGCTAGAAGAGGAACTGGACGCCATTTCCCGCGGCGAGCAGGCCTGGACTCCAGCGATCAAAGGGTTCTGGGATCCCTTCATCGCCCTGCTACGGCGCAAGGATCAGGAAGTCAGCAAGGCGGATGTGACCACGGAAAAAACCGACAAGGTCTGCCCGGATTGCGGCAAAGAGCTGGTCATCAAACTCGGTCGTTCAGGACGTTTTCTGGCCTGCTCCGGGTTTCCCGACTGTCGGCATACCGAGCCCCTCAACGGCGAGACCAAGGAGGTCGAGGAACCGGTCTTTTCCGAGGAAAAGTGCGACAAGTGCGGCGCCCAGATGCTGATTAAAACCGGCCGTTATGGGAAATTCCTGGCCTGCAGCGCCTATCCGAGTTGCAAGAACATTCAACCCCTGGAAAAACCCAAGTCCCTGGGCATCACCTGTCCGAGCTGCAACGAAGGGGAAATGATGGAGAAGAAAAGCCGCTACGGCAAGATTTTCTACTCCTGTAATCGTTATCCCCAGTGCAAATATGCGCTGTGGAATCCGCCCAAGGCGGAAGCCTGTCCCAAATGCGGCTGGCCGGTCACCGAGATTAAAACGACCAAACGCTGGGGGACAGTCCAACGCTGCCCGCAGGAAAGCTGCGACTGGGAAAAAGAACTGATTCCGCCGGAGAAAAAAGCCCCGGCCAAGAAAACCGCCAAAAAGCCCGCGGCGAAAAAGACTGCAGCAAAAAAAGTCTGA
- a CDS encoding DUF494 family protein, with translation MRERVLAIVNLIAQYVLGAEDSPINEQELVAELMSVGYEADEISDAFSWMETIALQPAAEQPAVDPLLNMATYRTYSDQEQQLLSKEARGFLTKIRAMGLLNDEVQEEIIERALRSAEDPINEQEIKLIAILTLLSRSSSLWLREIDCFLENDWTRIYH, from the coding sequence TTGCGTGAGCGCGTCCTGGCGATCGTCAATCTGATCGCTCAATATGTTTTAGGTGCAGAAGACAGCCCGATCAATGAGCAGGAGCTGGTTGCCGAACTGATGTCGGTGGGCTACGAAGCCGACGAAATCAGTGATGCCTTTTCCTGGATGGAAACGATCGCCCTGCAGCCTGCCGCCGAGCAACCCGCCGTCGACCCGCTGCTGAACATGGCCACCTACCGAACCTACAGCGACCAGGAACAGCAACTGCTCAGCAAAGAAGCCCGTGGTTTTCTGACCAAAATTCGCGCCATGGGATTACTGAACGACGAGGTCCAGGAAGAGATCATCGAGCGGGCCCTGCGTTCTGCAGAAGATCCGATCAATGAACAGGAGATCAAACTGATCGCGATTCTGACCCTGCTGTCCCGCTCGAGCAGCCTCTGGCTCAGGGAAATAGATTGCTTCCTTGAAAATGACTGGACTCGCATCTATCATTAA
- the dprA gene encoding DNA-processing protein DprA, giving the protein MDRSTIALLRLHLTNGLGRVALLKLHHHFGSFVAASTASATAWQEAGVSPRLHGGIPPEHDHVLQDTLRILEKLEIRLLSFWDADYPPLLREIYDPPALLYLRGTLPQQDCFAIVGSRQASDPGTRFTRDLAEQLAQRDICIVSGLARGIDAAAHRGALAAQGSTIAVLGCGIDRAYPRENADLFAEIINANAVISEYPPGTPPLAGYFPGRNRIISGLSRGVLIVEATEKSGSLITGEFALEQGRELFAAPGAVYRANSRGVNRLLKEGAQLVTEAEDILQLLWPGQPTRKQRDGAASFAASLPETTRAVFQKLGDEPLHSDEIARKCGLTPMELSAILLDLELQGGVQALPGNHYIRNRL; this is encoded by the coding sequence ATGGACCGTTCAACAATTGCTTTGCTCAGGCTGCACCTGACCAATGGACTCGGTCGGGTAGCCCTGCTCAAACTTCACCACCACTTCGGCAGTTTCGTTGCCGCCAGCACCGCTTCCGCCACAGCCTGGCAAGAGGCCGGGGTCAGTCCGCGCCTGCATGGAGGCATTCCGCCGGAACATGATCACGTCCTTCAGGACACCCTGCGCATTCTCGAGAAACTGGAGATCAGGCTGCTCAGCTTCTGGGATGCGGATTATCCGCCCCTGCTGCGGGAAATTTACGATCCGCCCGCCCTGCTCTACCTGCGCGGAACGCTGCCGCAGCAAGACTGTTTCGCCATTGTCGGTTCCCGTCAGGCGTCCGACCCGGGAACCCGCTTCACCAGAGACTTGGCCGAACAATTGGCGCAGCGCGATATCTGCATTGTCAGCGGCTTGGCCCGCGGCATCGACGCTGCGGCGCATCGCGGTGCCCTTGCTGCCCAGGGCAGCACGATTGCGGTACTGGGCTGCGGCATCGACCGGGCCTACCCGAGGGAAAACGCCGACCTGTTCGCAGAGATCATCAACGCCAACGCGGTGATCAGTGAGTATCCGCCCGGCACCCCGCCCCTGGCCGGCTATTTTCCCGGCCGCAACCGCATCATCAGCGGCCTGTCGCGCGGGGTGCTGATTGTCGAAGCAACGGAAAAAAGCGGTTCATTGATCACCGGCGAGTTCGCCCTTGAACAGGGGCGGGAACTGTTCGCCGCGCCCGGAGCGGTTTACCGGGCCAACAGCCGGGGGGTCAACCGACTGCTCAAAGAGGGGGCGCAGCTGGTCACCGAAGCCGAGGATATCCTGCAGCTGTTGTGGCCCGGCCAACCCACCAGAAAACAGCGGGACGGCGCTGCCTCCTTCGCCGCAAGCCTGCCGGAAACAACCCGCGCGGTCTTTCAAAAACTCGGCGATGAACCGCTGCACAGCGACGAAATCGCGCGGAAATGCGGCTTGACTCCCATGGAGCTTTCCGCTATTTTACTCGACTTGGAGCTTCAAGGTGGAGTCCAAGCACTTCCGGGAAACCATTATATACGCAATCGGTTGTAA
- a CDS encoding LysM peptidoglycan-binding domain-containing protein yields MIRTLFRWLLLLALLSAICGPGMAAAEEGQIYTIKKGDTLWDLSKRFIDDPYYWPNVWAKNPAITNPHLIFPGQKIRILDGRLEIVPAYTEGESAAQPDQTPTITGPATKAAAGEMIQIRTSSKGNGFILTDEQPLGILADTTDNRVLISKNDLVFVKMTDPSDVTVGDTYGLYERGDKVIHPVTGESIGTMMQNLGALQVTEINGGTVTAKIIIAFREIERGAELFEYVPVQRDITLQRAETPAPGVIVAGRDERSTMSTNDVIFIDRGSNDGVKTGNLFYISRPRQVSKELFKQAGDLVLPDEVLGAAITVDTRATTATAVIIKSVKEAFPGDQTEMVTD; encoded by the coding sequence ATGATACGGACACTTTTTCGCTGGTTATTGCTGCTTGCGTTGCTGTCGGCCATTTGCGGTCCCGGTATGGCCGCCGCTGAAGAAGGTCAGATTTATACAATCAAAAAGGGGGATACCCTGTGGGATCTCTCCAAACGCTTTATTGACGATCCCTACTACTGGCCCAATGTCTGGGCTAAAAACCCGGCCATCACCAATCCGCACCTGATCTTTCCAGGGCAAAAAATCCGCATTCTCGACGGCCGCCTGGAAATCGTTCCGGCCTACACCGAAGGGGAAAGCGCAGCCCAGCCCGACCAGACGCCAACCATTACCGGGCCGGCCACAAAAGCCGCGGCGGGGGAGATGATCCAGATCAGAACCTCGAGCAAAGGCAACGGCTTTATTCTGACCGATGAGCAACCTCTCGGGATTCTGGCGGATACCACTGACAACCGGGTGCTGATCAGTAAAAATGACCTGGTCTTCGTGAAAATGACCGACCCGTCCGATGTCACGGTCGGAGACACCTACGGACTCTATGAACGGGGTGATAAAGTCATCCATCCTGTCACCGGCGAATCGATCGGCACCATGATGCAGAATCTCGGGGCGCTGCAGGTCACCGAAATCAACGGAGGCACGGTGACCGCCAAGATCATCATCGCTTTCCGCGAAATCGAGCGCGGCGCTGAGCTGTTCGAGTATGTGCCAGTGCAACGGGACATCACCCTGCAGCGGGCGGAAACACCGGCTCCGGGAGTCATTGTTGCGGGCCGTGATGAACGCAGCACAATGTCGACCAATGACGTGATTTTCATCGACCGCGGCAGCAACGACGGGGTGAAGACCGGCAATCTGTTCTATATTTCCCGGCCGCGGCAGGTTTCCAAGGAACTTTTTAAACAGGCCGGCGACTTGGTCTTGCCCGATGAAGTCCTCGGCGCTGCGATCACTGTGGATACCAGGGCCACCACCGCAACGGCCGTCATCATCAAAAGCGTTAAGGAAGCTTTCCCCGGTGACCAGACTGAGATGGTCACCGACTGA
- a CDS encoding Maf family protein: MSERIVLASASPRRRALLEQIGLDFDVVPSRTEELVHAEETPEQLVVRLSLEKAGDVAARPEVAGRWFIGSDTIVLCGGRILGKPRDAEDAAAMLRQLSGREHQVLSGFAVIDRQTGRQRQEAVCTRVRFRDLTDDEITRYIATGEPADKAGAYAIQGLGVCFVAGIEGSYSNVVGLPLCRLTLVLKELGVPLTL; this comes from the coding sequence ATGTCGGAACGAATTGTCCTGGCTTCGGCCTCCCCACGCCGACGCGCCTTGTTGGAGCAGATCGGTCTTGATTTTGATGTGGTCCCGAGCCGCACCGAAGAACTGGTGCACGCCGAGGAAACTCCGGAGCAACTGGTGGTCCGCCTGAGCCTGGAAAAAGCCGGCGACGTCGCGGCCAGGCCGGAGGTGGCCGGACGCTGGTTCATCGGCAGTGACACCATCGTCCTCTGCGGCGGACGGATTCTCGGCAAACCGCGCGACGCGGAAGATGCGGCCGCCATGCTTAGACAGCTTTCCGGCCGCGAACATCAGGTTCTCTCCGGATTCGCCGTCATCGACCGGCAGACCGGTCGGCAACGCCAGGAAGCGGTCTGCACCAGGGTCCGCTTCAGGGATTTGACAGATGACGAAATCACGCGCTACATTGCTACTGGCGAACCCGCCGATAAAGCCGGCGCATATGCCATCCAGGGGCTCGGGGTCTGTTTCGTGGCCGGCATCGAAGGGAGCTACAGCAACGTTGTCGGCCTGCCGCTCTGCCGCCTGACCCTGGTCCTGAAAGAACTCGGCGTCCCCCTGACTCTCTAG
- the trmFO gene encoding methylenetetrahydrofolate--tRNA-(uracil(54)-C(5))-methyltransferase (FADH(2)-oxidizing) TrmFO — MPSAGFLFLEDDKAMEITIIGAGLAGCEAAWQAAKAGCRVKLFEMKPEQYSPAHQSEQLAELVCSNSLRGSGMNNAVGCLKEELRRIGSLFMAAADATAVPAGGALAVDREEFSAYITAKIAAEPNIELIRREVTRLPETGLTILASGPLTSTALSAELARLTGAEHLYFYDAIAPIVEFESINFEHAWRASRYDKGGDDYLNCPLNRDQYDAFVQNLLDADKVSGREFEKLIHFEGCMPIEEMAARGPQTLAFGPMKPVGLPDPKTGKIPHAVVQLRQDNRHASLYNIVGFQTRLTYPEQKRIFRTIPGLEEARFARLGSMHRNTFINAPVCLNNALQFKQAPHILAAGQLSGVEGYVESAACGFLAGIFAAALLQEQPVPVPPAETALGALLGHLSSAASDDFQPMNINYGLFPPLEGRKMKRADRRLAMAERALAALPPWWERVNATLLSEKG; from the coding sequence TTGCCTTCGGCCGGTTTCCTGTTTTTAGAGGACGACAAAGCTATGGAGATCACAATTATCGGCGCTGGCCTGGCTGGCTGCGAAGCGGCCTGGCAGGCTGCCAAAGCAGGTTGCCGGGTCAAACTCTTCGAAATGAAGCCGGAGCAGTATTCGCCTGCCCATCAGAGCGAACAGCTGGCCGAACTGGTCTGCTCAAACAGCCTGCGCGGCAGCGGCATGAACAATGCTGTCGGCTGCCTGAAAGAGGAACTGCGCCGGATCGGCTCCCTGTTCATGGCCGCTGCCGATGCCACGGCCGTTCCGGCCGGTGGCGCACTCGCCGTTGATCGGGAGGAATTTTCCGCCTATATCACGGCTAAAATCGCTGCCGAACCGAATATCGAGCTGATCCGTCGGGAGGTCACCCGCCTGCCCGAGACTGGACTGACCATCCTGGCCAGCGGCCCGCTGACCTCGACCGCGCTGTCCGCTGAGCTGGCCCGACTGACCGGCGCCGAGCACCTCTATTTCTACGACGCCATTGCGCCGATTGTCGAATTCGAGTCCATCAATTTCGAGCATGCCTGGCGCGCGTCACGCTACGACAAAGGGGGCGACGATTACCTCAACTGTCCGCTCAACCGGGACCAGTACGACGCCTTTGTCCAGAATCTGCTCGACGCGGATAAAGTGAGCGGCCGGGAATTCGAAAAACTGATCCACTTCGAGGGTTGCATGCCCATCGAAGAGATGGCGGCCCGCGGCCCCCAGACCCTCGCCTTCGGGCCGATGAAGCCGGTCGGTCTGCCTGATCCGAAAACCGGGAAAATTCCCCATGCCGTGGTCCAGCTGCGCCAGGACAACCGTCACGCTTCCCTCTATAATATCGTCGGCTTCCAGACCCGCCTCACCTACCCGGAGCAGAAGCGCATCTTTCGCACCATTCCCGGATTGGAAGAGGCCCGCTTCGCACGGTTGGGGAGCATGCACCGCAACACCTTTATCAACGCACCCGTCTGCCTGAACAATGCCCTGCAATTCAAGCAGGCCCCGCATATCCTGGCCGCCGGCCAGCTGAGCGGCGTGGAAGGGTACGTCGAGTCCGCGGCCTGCGGTTTTCTGGCCGGCATATTTGCCGCGGCCCTGCTGCAGGAACAACCGGTTCCGGTGCCGCCCGCAGAAACCGCCCTCGGCGCACTGCTCGGCCACCTGAGCAGCGCAGCAAGCGATGATTTCCAGCCGATGAATATCAATTACGGTCTCTTCCCTCCTTTGGAAGGGCGTAAAATGAAACGCGCCGACCGGCGCCTGGCCATGGCCGAGCGCGCCCTGGCCGCCCTGCCACCCTGGTGGGAACGGGTCAACGCCACCCTGCTGAGCGAGAAAGGATAA
- a CDS encoding tetratricopeptide repeat protein — MNTDFKKHRTSLTLLVLAAALLQASCTPAPSGAPSYALKQQLQQLKQQQQEQAQQLQQLQQQLASLQLQPAMVPPSANTGLNAQQPAATPALPGSQAAQPSLITVAPGTSEASEVAASASTYLSAFSNLAMGRYAEAESGFAAFLSSYPDHQYASNARFWLANAQAAENKTALAVANLKQIVASPQGQDKAPAAMLQLIRIYRQTGLTGQAETTIAQLRTSYPDSPEAQQFIQSDTPAQ, encoded by the coding sequence TTGAACACTGATTTCAAGAAACATCGCACCTCTCTAACGCTATTGGTTCTTGCAGCAGCCCTGCTGCAGGCTTCCTGTACACCGGCCCCGTCCGGCGCTCCGTCCTATGCTCTAAAACAACAGCTGCAGCAGCTCAAACAGCAACAGCAGGAGCAGGCCCAGCAACTACAGCAACTGCAACAGCAGCTGGCCAGCCTGCAGCTACAACCGGCCATGGTTCCGCCTTCGGCCAATACTGGATTGAACGCTCAGCAGCCGGCTGCGACCCCAGCCCTGCCCGGCTCCCAGGCAGCACAACCCTCGCTGATAACAGTGGCGCCCGGCACCAGTGAAGCTTCGGAAGTGGCCGCTTCGGCATCGACTTACCTGAGCGCGTTTTCCAACCTGGCCATGGGCCGTTATGCCGAGGCCGAAAGCGGGTTTGCAGCGTTTTTGTCCAGCTATCCGGACCATCAATACGCCTCCAACGCACGCTTCTGGCTGGCCAATGCCCAAGCTGCCGAAAACAAAACCGCCCTGGCGGTTGCCAACCTGAAACAGATTGTCGCCAGCCCGCAGGGGCAGGACAAAGCCCCGGCAGCCATGCTTCAGCTGATCAGGATTTATCGTCAGACCGGGTTGACCGGACAGGCAGAGACAACCATTGCACAGTTGCGAACCAGCTATCCCGACAGCCCTGAAGCGCAACAATTTATCCAGAGCGACACCCCTGCTCAGTAG